The proteins below come from a single Ovis aries strain OAR_USU_Benz2616 breed Rambouillet chromosome 18, ARS-UI_Ramb_v3.0, whole genome shotgun sequence genomic window:
- the MESP2 gene encoding mesoderm posterior protein 2 has translation MAQSPPLQSLLGHEHWIFPQGWDWVGHSDSTSPASSSSDSSGSCPCDRARRPSQPVPAARGAAEAASTAPSRARTRPAGGQRQSASEREKLRMRTLARALHELRRFLPPSVAPAGQSLTKIETLRLAIRYIGHLSAVLGLSEDSLQRRRRQRSVAAPPRGCALCPDGGSAEAQRQGCCSGSAAGAAVSCGSPPVRPEALAAPERLGSRVPDMGPWLTPPYCPGMQSPPQLSQGRAPDAALWTPPQACCATQTPPEPRNQPTPWTSPPASLELAAVYQGISVSPESCLLPETPPLLPRPACQRLQPQTQWGCWSHPPEVLPNSEDQGPGPTLQLSEESLPQNSGLPLSGCPEFWQEDLAGTHLGMFY, from the exons ATGGCCCAGTCGCCTCCTCTGCAGAGCCTCCTCGGCCACGAGCACTGGATCTTCCCTCAGGGCTGGGACTGGGTCGGCCACTCGGATTCCACATCCccggcctcctcctcctcggaCTCCTCGGGCTCATGCCCCTGCGACCGCGCCCGCAGGCCCTCGCAGCCGGTGCCCGCAGCCCGCGGCGCCGCAGAGGCCGCCTCGACGGCGCCCAGCCGAGCGCGCACCCGGCCGGCAGGCGGGCAGCGGCAGAGCGCCAGCGAGCGCGAGAAGCTGCGCATGCGCACGCTCGCCCGCGCCCTCCACGAGCTGCGCCGCTTTCTGCCTCCGTCCGTGGCGCCCGCCGGCCAGAGCCTGACCAAGATCGAGACGCTGCGCCTGGCCATCCGCTACATCGGACACCTGTCGGCCGTGCTGGGCCTCAGCGAGGACAGCCTGCAGCGCCGGCGCCGGCAGCGCAGTGTCGCGGCGCCCCCTCGGGGCTGTGCGCTGTGCCCCGACGGCGGCTCCGCGGAGGCGCAGAGGCAAGGCTGCTGCTCCGGCTCGGCCGCCGGTGCCGCGGTGTCCTGCGGGTCCCCGCCCGTCCGCCCCGAGGCCCTAGCGGCGCCCGAGCGCCTGGGGAGCAGGGTCCCCGACATGGGACCCTGGCTGACACCCCCTTACTGCCCCGGGATGCAGTCGCCCCCGCAGCTCTCTCAAGGAAGAGCCCCTGATGCGGCCCTTTGGACGCCGCCTCAAGCCTGTTGTGCAACGCAGACACCCCCAGAGCCCCGGAACCAGCCCACGCCCTGGACATCGCCCCCCGCGTCTCTGGAGCTGGCTGCAGTGTACCAG GGTATCTCTGTGTCTCCGGAGTCCTGTCTGTTGCCAGAAACCCCTCCTCTCTTGCCCCGCCCTGCCTGCCAGCGACTCCAGCCTCAGACCCAGTGGGGATGTTGGAGCCACCCTCCAGAGGTGCTGCCCAACTCggaggaccagggaccaggcccTACCCTACAGCTCAGTGAGGAAAGCCTTCCCCAGAACTCAGGCCTTCCGCTCAGCGGCTGCCCTGAATTTTGGCAAGAAGATTTGGCGGGGACTCACCTGGGCATGTTCTACTAA